The nucleotide sequence ATTTTTGGGGATATTAGTATTTCCCTTGTCCACTCACAGACCAGTTTTGGAAATCAATGGATGTTGAgtgctttataaaaaaaaaaagcaatgaggtGAGGCTTTTTTAAACCACTCTTCAAAGTTTCTAATGagttcttaattgccaaatctaatgactttttctcTATACTCATCCTTCATGACTTTTCTGTAGTGTTTGACCCTGCTGATCACATTCTTCTGGATACTCTTTCCTCTATGGATTTTCCTGAGTctgctttctctttttgttaCCTTCCCCCTCTTAATCTCCCTAGCTGGATTTTCATGTCACACCCACCAACTATGGGTTATCTTTTATCTCAGTACTCTGGAACTTGGTGATCTAATCAGCAACTATGAGTTCAGtcatctctgtgcagatgattTCAGAGATTTGTATATCTACCtctaatttctcttctaatctcCAGTCTTACTTCATCAActacttgttaaatatttcagaCTAGATGCGACATACACATCCCAAAATGTCACATTTCCAAAACAAAAGGTTTCTTTTTGGCATCTCTTCTTTggaatttccttattattgagGAAACCATCAACTTTATAGTCTCCAGGGTTTGCCACTTCAGTGTCACTCTCAGTTCCTTACTTCTTCACTCCCCATCGTCAGTtagctgccaaatcttgtcatttctatcatCATGTCTCTCATAtgttcctttctttccactcttGTTCAAGACCCCTTCATCTCCTGAACTATTGCATCTCTTCTTCAAATTTCATTCCCACTCCTACCCATCTTCCACACAAATATTCAAGTGATTTCCCTGATCAAATCACCCacctactcagtaaattccagtggatCCCTTCTACCTCCATGATGAAACAGAAAATTTTCCAGCATTTGAAACTCTAAACTTAGTTCCTTTTTAGCTTTTGAATCTTCCCTCCACACACTATGATCTAATCTTATtggcctacttgctattcctcaaataTGACAATATCTCCCATTTGTGTGCCATTGCTCTGACTACTGATTGACTGACGATGATGATTTCTCTCCTTTCAGCACCAACGTTGAGCCTGGAATGCACTGTCAACCTCCTCTTCTTGCTGGATAGCTCATCGGGCACAACCCTGGAGGGATTCCTTCAGGCCAAGGCCTTTCTAAAGAGGTTTGTCCAGGCTGTGGTGAGCATGGACTCTCCAGCAAATGTAGCAGTGGCTCAGTACAGCAAGGAGGTGGAGATCTCCGTCCAAATGGGAGAATACCAGGATGTACCCAGCCTCGTGAAGAGCCTGGACGGAATGCATTTCACTGGAGGACCCACATTGACAGGAAGAGCTTTGGAGCATGTTGCTAATAATGGCTTTGGGGACATACTTTCTTTTGGAGAGACCCATGTTCCCCAACCACCTCAAGTGGTGGTCCTGCTTACTGACTCAAAGCCCCAAGACCTAGTGGCAGGACCAGCAAGATATGCCCGTGACCGGGGACTCTTCCTGATTGGAGTAGGTAGTGAGTTTCTGagagcagaactggaagaaatcaCTGGCAACCCAAAGCAAGTGATAACCTACTCCAACCCTCAGGATCTTTTCAACAAAATCCCTGAACTCCAGAAAAGAATCTGCAGCCTTCAGAGGCCAGGTAAGATGTTCACTTAACAAGTGATAAAAATCAGTTTGGGATGTGTCTTCTTGGCCCAAATAACACAGAAGTCATTGAAATATATGTCTCCTAATAAAAAGCATTCATAACCAGTCAGGAGCTCTTCTCTACTTGATGGTGGCATTAGTGGACCTAATTAGAATCACTGAATTTTAATGACTGCAAGGGGCCTCATGTCATCTGGTTCAACTCATTCCCTGTTCCACTCCCCAATACTTGGAGTATGCAGTCCCCACTCTCACATCCCTGGCAGGTGGTCATCCAGCTTCCATTTACTGATCTTATGTGACAGTGAATTCACCACCTTCCAAAGACAACCCATTTCATTTCTGCACAGACCTGGGTTATAACTTGTGGCTTATATTGAGCCACAAATTTGCCTTCCTGTAGCTTGCAGTAAATTGATTGGTGCTTATTCTGGTCTCTGGGGTGAAGCGATTTAATTACTTTTCCACAGGACAACCAAATCTCATTTTTGAAGACAGTTATCTTGTACCTCCTAAGTTTGTGTCACTTAGTAGACTAAACAGAACTAATTCTTCCAACAAATCCCTTGTGTTCAGAATGGCTTGGAGTCCTCTCACCATCCTGGTCACTATTCCACAGGTGTTTTCTGGTTTATCGatgttaaaaggatttttttaagccagcacttagcagagtgcctggcacatactagtgttgattgattgattacccCCTAAATGTGATTCTCTCTGGAGGTTGGAGTGGTTTCCTAACTGTTTCTGACCCAGAAGGAATAGAAATGAACAAATATGGAGATCGCCTTCTAGTTAGCAGTCATCCCTCTGCCATCAGCTAAAAGGAAGAGGCACAGGTGGGATTTCCAAGTCATCCCCAACAATGGTTAGTCTTGTGTAATGAAACAGGTTGTGTGAGAAGTTGTACTCTAGAGAGGTGCTTAACCTTTATGGTCTCATGGATTCCATTGGCAGTCCTGTGAAATTTCTGGACTTCTTCTCAgatttatgtttttatgtataaaatatgtataaaacaaaaagtataaaatacatacatttgcatatttatatgtgtataaaataaattatgatatatagaatttatatataacatataatatataattaaaataaaaatatattaaaataaagttatctacttttttttttttaagtccactGGTCCCACATTAAGAACCCCTGGGTTAGATTCAGATTCACTAAAGACTCAGCATCTTTATGTTCCACTAGGTTGCCAGTCTCAGTCTCTGGACCTGGTTTTCCTGTTGGATGCATCAGCCACAGTGGGACAGGAGAACTTCATGAAGCTCCAGAGTTTCGTAAGAGGGAGCTCTCTTCAATTCAATATCAACCGGGATGTGACCCAGATTGGCCTGGTTGTCTATGGCAGCAGGGTCCAGACCACGTTTGGCCTGGATGCACACTTGACCAGCTCCAGCCTCCTGCAAGCCATCAACCAGGCTCCATACATGGATGGGGCAGGCTCCACCGGCAGCGCTCTCCTGCATGTCTACGAAGAGGTGATGACTGTCCAGAAGGGAGCCCGGCCCGGGGTGAGCAAGGCAGTGGTTGTGATTACAGAAGGGACCGGAACCGAAGATGCTGTTGTGCCCGCTCAGAAGCTTCGAAACAATGGCATCTCGGTCCTGGTCATAGCTGTGGGACCCGTCCTGAAGGAGACGCTCCTAAGATTTGCAGGTTCTCCTGACTTCCTGATACACGTGGCTTCTTATGAAGACCTCAAGAACTACCAAGACTTATTCATTGAAAGGATATGTGAAGGTGAGCTGTGATGGCTGGTAAATGTGCTCTCTGGGCTAGCCTGGGAAACCTGCGGGGAACTTGAATTCTCATCAGGGACCTGCTTTTTACCCATCAAAAGGCACTTGATCAAATCTAGGTCATGAATTTTGAGACATCAGGGATCTAAGAGATAACCAAtaaaaccctctcattttacagatgagaaaatcaagactCCAAAAGGTTAGGTTATGTAGCAAGTTGGGATTTGAGCCTAGGTCATCTTCAAATCTGCAGAGGGTTttttggggattttttaaaatttaaaattttgggtttttttttaaaatttaaaataaaaatttaaaaacaaagtataGATCATCAAACAAGTGGGCATGATGTGAACAAGCTCTGTAAGAAAATAAGACTCCTGGTCCTTCCATTTACCAGTTCTTTAACTTTGGTTAAATCATCTCTCTCTGGACCCTAaaattcctcatttctaaaatgaagagatgaaCTAGATCAAAAGCTCTTAAACATTGTTGGATTCTTGCCTCCTTTGACTCTCTAGCAGTCATTTTACTCCCtcctagaataatgtttttaaatgaatgaaatcacattacaaaggaaatcaaagattagtgaaaataatacatttttaaaaaactgaccaCAGGTTCCTAGTTAAAAAACCGCTGACCTAGATGGATGATCCTGAGATCTCTTTCAATTCCTGTATTCTAAGGGTATTATGTATACAAGTTCTTCTTTAGTGCTGAGATGTGGCGTTGTCTATTCTCAGTGTCCTGGGTTGTATTGTATAATAGTACCAGAGGGAAATATATTGTGTCTGTGGTCATCTCTACCACCCTTATGCTTTTCTGTTAGGTTTGTTCAGTTAGGTTCAGATCTCTACTGGTCAATCTAAGTTTGGGTTTGACCAAGTCTTTTCCAGGTTAATTCTTTCTCCATTCCAGAAGCCAAGAGGCCAGTCAACCTCTGCAAACCCAGCCCATGCATGAATGATGGGATATGCATCCTTCAGAATGGGAGCTACCGGTGTGAATGTAGAGGATGGGAAGGTCCCCACTGTGAGAACAGTAAGTGAGACAGCAGTTACTCTGGATAGAAGAGAATGGGACTTAAGAAGGTAGACTTAAAGAAGTAAAACGTGGATTTTCCCAGGGTTAATTTTGCAGGGTTCTCCAAATCTTTGGAGCTATTAGATCCTAAAATCCTCATCTCAGAGGTGTTGATAGCTCAATCAATaagattttgtaaaaaaaaaaaagaactactatgtgcaaggctcttggagcttacattctaatagggggaTATATAATATGTAGGGAAAGAAAATTTAATCACAGGGAATTCTGAGTAAAACCAGAGATTGTCACACTCACTCTGGTAGCAATAGTAGTATTGATATGCTTATCATTTCTAGGGGAAGAGGTGGAAAGCTGGGAAGGATGGCAGGGTGTATGCATGTGGTGACAATGGAGAAAAGTTTGCACTGGTCAAATGTCCTGTGGATagctggaagggatgtgaaaCCAACTGAATACAGTGGGTCAAAGTGGGTGTTTATGTACTCACTCACAATTCAGGAGAACTCAGCCCTGAGGAGGAGTCTCAAAGCTGAGTGAATTCTTTGAGGGTCGAAGGCCATGGTCTCCAGTGGCACCATCTTAGAAGGTATTTCTGAAGTCATGGTCAGCCTGGGTTGCAGATACTTTTTTGCAGCTCTTCTCACCttgttccccctccccacttccagccTCTtataataagatttttaaaaaaatttttttaagaaaaaatttaaaacttttatcttccatcttagaatcaatactgtgtactgattccaaggtagaagagtggtaaggactagacaatggggattaaagtgacttgcccagggtcatacagctaggaattgtttgagacctgatttgaacctagaacttcccttctctaggcttgtcTCTCAGTCATAGAGCtgcccctatttatttatttagttagctgtgtgactctggagaagACACTGAGAGATTCTGATccacattttaaagagaaaagaggactaTTTGATATGTTTCAACTTCTCAGGAAAGATATAAAGACCAAGtctcctttgttttctcttcccCAGGAATCTTGAGAGGTGACTCTCCCAGGCCTCATGGCTTGCCTCAGTATTCCTCAAACTGGCAGCAACGGTACCAATCACGGCATTTGCAACTGGGCAGCTGAACCAGCACTGCAGCTTGTGGCGGCAATTCTATGTGATCATCCATTTTAGGCTAACAGTATGCATGACGACCCAAAAATCACTGTCTCGTGGTGAAAATGGGTCCTAATTCAGAGGCAATGCTCCTTAGCAACACTTACTAGCAGCAGATGAATACATTAATTATTgggttacttttttttaaaaacaaccaaCACAGCAAAGCATAAGTCAATATTTATTTTCACCTGAATGTCAACTTACAAAGCACATTTCATCCTTCCTCCACGGATATACCTAAAGAGAGCCTTCCTTTTGGAGGGGTGACAACATTGATGGGCCAACGTGGTGACTTGGGCTGGTGTCTGGTGTGGGAGTCTGGCATGCTTCTTGGAATCCTGCCTTCCCAGGGAGCTGTCCAGCATGATGTTAGTTCCATATTGCTCACATGGAATAACTGTTAACACCTGTGTTTTAGGACTTTAGATTTGGGGAATTTTTCACATGCAGCATGATGTAGCCACTCTAAGTTTGGAAAACTGACTCAAGGTATGTGGAAATAAGGTAAATGATTTTTAAGATGTAGTTATACTTTCCTTCAGTATGGATTTCACAGTGCCAAGTGAGGCTTGCCAAGTAACTAATGCCACCAGAATGGAGATTCACTGCTTAACAtctgcttgtttgtttgtttgctttttacaCGTGGGAGAAACTTAGGGAGAATAGAGTAGCAGGTTCAGATCAGAGGGAGAATGGAACACTGTTGAGTTTTGATCAACTGGAAATCTCTGCAGTTAGGTTGAGTTCCCTCAGATATGTTTTCTTTATTAGTTGACTAAAGGCTTGGTTAATGTTGTTGCTGTTTAGACTTCTTGAcaatttttcttcattcctcctttgattgccatttttattattttagagtgGGAGTGGAGCAAAGAAAGccataattaaaattaaaacttaaagttaaattaaaatttaaaaatacttttgtgaACATGACACATTTTGCTTTTTGAAAGCAACATGCcaagttttaaaacaaaatattaaggGGAAAGCCTAGTTGGCAAGTTCTTTAACAGGAGTTGATCAAACAAAAAGTGATTAGTttggaaaatattcatttttctagtGAACTTAGCTAGATTCATACTCTTATTTGGATGCTATCCAGTCTGTTTTCTCAGAGGAGACCCCTGTACAGCAGTACCCCAAATTCAGATCCTCTGTAAAAAGTCCACTTAGGTTTAAAAATACCAATATGCTTTAAAATAGCGaacctaaaaataaaatctatggcAAAGCCTCTACCACATATATTAAAGGTACTAGTGATTAAGTTGACAGGTTAATTGGCTCCATCTTGATCACATAACTCTCTGGAGAACCTTTTCTATAAAAGCATTTATTGGTTTGAGGACTTGCCGTATGTCCCTGCCATCTTTCTCACCTACAGCTCTTTGTTCCATTGTTCTAGTTAAGCAGGCTGAAGATCTTCTGTGTATAACTTGGTGTTGGAGCTTTAAAAGAGAAACAGATCTAATGTGGCAAGTCACCCTCTGTGAATATGATCTCTGGAGTTGGTGTGTTGCTGAAAACATATGTGTCAAAGGtgtattttggttttccttcatGAATGTTAGTCATTGCAGaatggtggaaagaacactggctttggagtcccGGGTCTTGGGTTGAATCCCAGTTATTGCTACTTTATTGCTGGGTaatactggacaagtcatttacacTCTGTAGACCTCAATGTCTTTATGTTGAGCAGGGTAGACTAGATGATGAGTTCCTAACCTTTTTTCTTAAGTTttgtttgtgtcatggacccaCTCTGATAATCTAATGGAGTTTATGgattcctcagaataatgtttttaaataattgaagggaatgctaaatttcagttagatgtTTGTAAAAAGGGAGATATAATTCCTTTTTATCTAAATTCAGGAACTCCATGAAACCTACCCCCAGGTCCCTTGGAAGAACGTTGATTATGAATATCTGGACTAGGTGATGTCCAAGGttactttcagctctaaatctctgatcctaggGATTATTTTTGGCAGACAAGCGtggtactactactactagaaaATCTCATTATCAACAGAAGATTATGTCTCTAATTAGGTCAGAGAATGGTCAAATGCAAATTTGTAGTTATAGGCTGTAGACTGCATTTCTGTATGTAATTTTTGAGatactgtttttaaatgcatttttttgcAGGAAGGCATGATAAACCTTTTCCTAAAGTTTAAGCAATATGATTTTCCCTATAAGAAGACTTTAACCATAGAAACTCATAAAATAATTAGCTTTAGGCATAGAGGGGTTGGGGAGAAGCCATTTGATAAaaacca is from Gracilinanus agilis isolate LMUSP501 chromosome 2, AgileGrace, whole genome shotgun sequence and encodes:
- the VWA2 gene encoding von Willebrand factor A domain-containing protein 2, with the protein product MSLILFLEAICIFLFGKVLPSFTVQELHANQETIVKISSASQLMQCSAALDVLFALDGSHSIGKGSFEKSKYFAIKMCDALAIYPDRVRVGILQFSSVPQLEFPLDSFFTREEVKEKIKKIVFKGGSTETGLALKYLLRKGFPGGRNSSVPQLLIIVTDGKSQGNIALPANQLKERGVMVFAVGVRFPRWTELHTLASEPKDQYVLFAEHVDDATNGLYSTLSSLAICNATAPGCRVEPHLCERKTLETIREVTGNSMCWRGSKKTKAVFSSLCPFYSWKKVFITHPATCYRTVCPDPCDSQPCQNGGTCVLEGLDKYHCVCPIGFGGEANCAPTLSLECTVNLLFLLDSSSGTTLEGFLQAKAFLKRFVQAVVSMDSPANVAVAQYSKEVEISVQMGEYQDVPSLVKSLDGMHFTGGPTLTGRALEHVANNGFGDILSFGETHVPQPPQVVVLLTDSKPQDLVAGPARYARDRGLFLIGVGSEFLRAELEEITGNPKQVITYSNPQDLFNKIPELQKRICSLQRPGCQSQSLDLVFLLDASATVGQENFMKLQSFVRGSSLQFNINRDVTQIGLVVYGSRVQTTFGLDAHLTSSSLLQAINQAPYMDGAGSTGSALLHVYEEVMTVQKGARPGVSKAVVVITEGTGTEDAVVPAQKLRNNGISVLVIAVGPVLKETLLRFAGSPDFLIHVASYEDLKNYQDLFIERICEEAKRPVNLCKPSPCMNDGICILQNGSYRCECRGWEGPHCENRILRGDSPRPHGLPQYSSNWQQRYQSRHLQLGS